A window of the Ipomoea triloba cultivar NCNSP0323 chromosome 14, ASM357664v1 genome harbors these coding sequences:
- the LOC116003778 gene encoding protein SIEVE ELEMENT OCCLUSION B-like isoform X1, translated as MEYQPLTTSNINDSIIVKEVMDTHGPVSKDFKASYTLHFVKKILFLIMMGGKAIYEDEDESDDNEPENSTMSNEMEIKDREHSYQIKRLSFEIALRCSENAHDPHSTVMHFMKMLCAYPWEGKLLMMMAAFSINFGEFRLRALKGSKTPLLAMAPSHIQRSISLFIKSVLRLTNTIVELAQSSSYNSSPVIPLASYWIFTSILTCASYFNCLPSIIGSEWLTDEVSKLSSLTAIVKDIFSDCRPMLEMKREEDSYNALWRAFSDENPTPSTKLDVLKLIFNVKDVDKEKPLFDPKGRMVRLRSLENKKLALVITSHLDIDYSMMIASRCISQMIAHLWIPIVDDPTLWNTAAMENTYRTLASKIKLYTLKNVQKSIASRFARFVKKKFFPTFQIGGGPIVVLLDHQGRMLLCIAAHMILKRITDLITKGGGSNEFIKRDSKVPLFKNMVKEMTLSVRHLVFDIDEKISDFAKEMDSKLKEWCDGIESDIVNSMENIVFKALMEEDHWKEKTWCTKLLIASSYNLNEEAKEWVNANEHIFFIGGKDITWVKTFASKILTKIHFNPQLTVKMAYVGSNEKVISAIGQGKICETFNNIVGRFMFWINLQSMFLSRIKFLYETCGDEESDEIVKGLKFLLSYETEGVAVDGWALLCKGNKIVLYDLGDKMLAVINEYEKWKESAIIRGFDQAFKDHHHEMFGSTSTPQHHPCALEYPSNSDKVPENIKCPQYCHNMQKFVTFKCDHGDANKIEELSDMLED; from the exons ATGGAATACCAACCTTTGACAACTTCAAACATCAATGACAGTATTATCGTGAAAGAAGTTATGGATACTCATGGTCCAGTTAGCAAAGATTTTAAAGCAAGTTATACCCTCCACTTTGTGAAGAAGATTCTCTTTCTTATCATG ATGGGTGGAAAAGCCATTTATGAAGATGAGGATGAGTCTGATGATAATGAACCTGAGAACAGCACTATGTCTAATGAGATGGAAATCAAAGACAGAGAACATTCCTATCAAATAAAGCGGCTTTCATTTGag ATAGCATTGAGGTGTTCAGAAAATGCCCATGATCCACACTCAACTGTAATGCATTTTATGAAGATGTTGTGTGCATATCCGTGGGAAGGCAAGCTTTTGATGATGATGGCTGCTTTCTCTATCAACTTTGGAGAATTCCGCCTCCGAGCTCTCAAGGGAAGTAAAACTCCATTATTGGCTATGGCACCCTCCCATATCCAACGATCTATTTCCCTTTTTATCAAATCAGTCTTACGACTTACTAACACCATTGTTGAGCTTGCACAATCATCTTCTTATAATTCTTCACCAGTCATACCGCTTGCTTCTTATTGGATCTTTACAAGTATCCTAACTTGTGCGTCCTATTTCAATTGCCTTCCGAGCATTATTGGTTCAGA GTGGCTTACGGACGAAGTATCAAAGCTATCCAGTTTAACCGCCATTGTTAAAGACATATTCTCTGATTGCCGCCCAATGCTTG AAATGAAGAGAGAAGAGGATTCTTACAACGCATTGTGGCGTGCATTCTCGGATGAAAATCCAACCCCTTCCACTAAACTGGATGTTctcaaattaatatttaatgttaagGATGTTGACAAAGAGAAACCTTTATTTGATCCAAAAGGCAGAATG GTAAGATTACGCTCATTAGAGAACAAAAAGTTGGCATTGGTTATAACATCACACCTTGACATTGACTATTCAATGATGATTGCATCCCGCTGTATTAGTCAAATGATAGCTCATTTATGGATTCCTATAGTGGATGATCCCACTTTATGGAATACTGCTGCTATGGAAAACACTTATAGAACATTAGCAAGCAAGATAAAACTCTATACCCTGAAAAATGTACAAAAATCTATAGCATCGAGATTTGCAAGATTTGTAAAGAAGAAATTCTTCCCAACTTTTCAAATAGGGGGTGGGCCTATCGTTGTTTTACTGGATCACCAAGGAAGGATGCTTCTCTGCATAGCAGCACACATGATACTAAAGAGAATTACAGATCTTATTACAAAGGGTGGTGGTAGTAATGAATTTATTAAGAGAGATAGCAAAGTTCCTTTGTTCAAGAATATGGTGAAGGAAATGACTTTATCTGTTAGACATTTAGTGTTTGACATTGATGAGAAGATAAGTGATTTTGCTAAGGAAATGGACAGTAAATTGAAAGAATGGTGTGATGGCATTGAGAGTGATATAGTAAATTCG ATGGAAAACATCGTGTTCAAAGCTCTAATGGAAGAAGATCATTGGAAGGAAAAAACTTGGTGCACTAAGCTTCTAATAGCAAGTAGCTACAACTTGAACGAAGAAGCAAAGGAATGG GTTAATGCCAATGAGCACATATTTTTTATTGGAGGAAAGGACATTACATGGGTtaaaacatttgcatccaaGATATTGACAAAAATTCATTTTAACCCGCAACTGACGGTTAAAATGGCTTATGTCGGTAGCAATGAAAAAGTAATATCAGCGATTGGTCAAGGCAAGATTTGTGAGACATTTAACAACATTGTGGGTAGATTTATGTTTTGGATAAATCTTCAAAGCATGTTTTTGTCAAGGATCAAATTCTTATATGAGACTTGTGGTGATGAAGAAAGTGACGAAATTGTCAAAGGACTAAAATTTTTGCTATCATATGAAACTGAAGGAGTAGCAGTTGATGGGTGGGCTTTGCTATGCAAGGGGAACAAGATAGTCTTATATGACCTAGGAGATAAGATGTTGGCGGTCATAAATGAGTACGAGAAATGGAAGGAAAGTGCAATAATCAGAGGCTTTGACCAAGCATTCAAAGATCATCATCATGAGATGTTTGGTTCTACCAGTACTCCACAACATCACCCTTGTGCTCTTGAATATCCATCTAATTCTGACAAAGTTCCAGAGAATATAAAATGTCCTCAATATTGTCACAATATGCAAAAATTTGTCACTTTCAAGTGTGATCATGGAGATGcaaataaaattgaagaacTTTCTGATATGCTCGAGGATTAG
- the LOC116003778 gene encoding protein SIEVE ELEMENT OCCLUSION B-like isoform X2, which produces MEYQPLTTSNINDSIIVKEVMDTHGPVSKDFKASYTLHFVKKILFLIMMGGKAIYEDEDESDDNEPENSTMSNEMEIKDREHSYQIKRLSFEIALRCSENAHDPHSTVMHFMKMLCAYPWEGKLLMMMAAFSINFGEFRLRALKGSKTPLLAMAPSHIQRSISLFIKSVLRLTNTIVELAQSSSYNSSPVIPLASYWIFTSILTCASYFNCLPSIIGSEWLTDEVSKLSSLTAIVKDIFSDCRPMLEMKREEDSYNALWRAFSDENPTPSTKLDVLKLIFNVKDVDKEKPLFDPKGRMMENIVFKALMEEDHWKEKTWCTKLLIASSYNLNEEAKEWVNANEHIFFIGGKDITWVKTFASKILTKIHFNPQLTVKMAYVGSNEKVISAIGQGKICETFNNIVGRFMFWINLQSMFLSRIKFLYETCGDEESDEIVKGLKFLLSYETEGVAVDGWALLCKGNKIVLYDLGDKMLAVINEYEKWKESAIIRGFDQAFKDHHHEMFGSTSTPQHHPCALEYPSNSDKVPENIKCPQYCHNMQKFVTFKCDHGDANKIEELSDMLED; this is translated from the exons ATGGAATACCAACCTTTGACAACTTCAAACATCAATGACAGTATTATCGTGAAAGAAGTTATGGATACTCATGGTCCAGTTAGCAAAGATTTTAAAGCAAGTTATACCCTCCACTTTGTGAAGAAGATTCTCTTTCTTATCATG ATGGGTGGAAAAGCCATTTATGAAGATGAGGATGAGTCTGATGATAATGAACCTGAGAACAGCACTATGTCTAATGAGATGGAAATCAAAGACAGAGAACATTCCTATCAAATAAAGCGGCTTTCATTTGag ATAGCATTGAGGTGTTCAGAAAATGCCCATGATCCACACTCAACTGTAATGCATTTTATGAAGATGTTGTGTGCATATCCGTGGGAAGGCAAGCTTTTGATGATGATGGCTGCTTTCTCTATCAACTTTGGAGAATTCCGCCTCCGAGCTCTCAAGGGAAGTAAAACTCCATTATTGGCTATGGCACCCTCCCATATCCAACGATCTATTTCCCTTTTTATCAAATCAGTCTTACGACTTACTAACACCATTGTTGAGCTTGCACAATCATCTTCTTATAATTCTTCACCAGTCATACCGCTTGCTTCTTATTGGATCTTTACAAGTATCCTAACTTGTGCGTCCTATTTCAATTGCCTTCCGAGCATTATTGGTTCAGA GTGGCTTACGGACGAAGTATCAAAGCTATCCAGTTTAACCGCCATTGTTAAAGACATATTCTCTGATTGCCGCCCAATGCTTG AAATGAAGAGAGAAGAGGATTCTTACAACGCATTGTGGCGTGCATTCTCGGATGAAAATCCAACCCCTTCCACTAAACTGGATGTTctcaaattaatatttaatgttaagGATGTTGACAAAGAGAAACCTTTATTTGATCCAAAAGGCAGAATG ATGGAAAACATCGTGTTCAAAGCTCTAATGGAAGAAGATCATTGGAAGGAAAAAACTTGGTGCACTAAGCTTCTAATAGCAAGTAGCTACAACTTGAACGAAGAAGCAAAGGAATGG GTTAATGCCAATGAGCACATATTTTTTATTGGAGGAAAGGACATTACATGGGTtaaaacatttgcatccaaGATATTGACAAAAATTCATTTTAACCCGCAACTGACGGTTAAAATGGCTTATGTCGGTAGCAATGAAAAAGTAATATCAGCGATTGGTCAAGGCAAGATTTGTGAGACATTTAACAACATTGTGGGTAGATTTATGTTTTGGATAAATCTTCAAAGCATGTTTTTGTCAAGGATCAAATTCTTATATGAGACTTGTGGTGATGAAGAAAGTGACGAAATTGTCAAAGGACTAAAATTTTTGCTATCATATGAAACTGAAGGAGTAGCAGTTGATGGGTGGGCTTTGCTATGCAAGGGGAACAAGATAGTCTTATATGACCTAGGAGATAAGATGTTGGCGGTCATAAATGAGTACGAGAAATGGAAGGAAAGTGCAATAATCAGAGGCTTTGACCAAGCATTCAAAGATCATCATCATGAGATGTTTGGTTCTACCAGTACTCCACAACATCACCCTTGTGCTCTTGAATATCCATCTAATTCTGACAAAGTTCCAGAGAATATAAAATGTCCTCAATATTGTCACAATATGCAAAAATTTGTCACTTTCAAGTGTGATCATGGAGATGcaaataaaattgaagaacTTTCTGATATGCTCGAGGATTAG
- the LOC116005294 gene encoding chaperone protein dnaJ C76, chloroplastic has product MHRNICLPISYGHASHIHFSLFSLSHCKMQMLSPTSALPIRRSSLIFPSTFPNTQRFPFPNPLNWKSLSCKAASSSSSSSLGDLDLYDLLGIDSSSDQAQIKLAYRALQKRCHPDIAGPPGHDMAIVLNEAYAVLSDPNSRFVYDKEQSKFADLRGYTGKPIYSAWVGPESENRAVIVDEVRCVGCLKCALFAEKTFAVESVYGRARVVAQWADPEYKIQEAMGACPVDCISVVERSDLAALEFLMSKKPRGNVRIGAGNTVGARTSSIFDDLEKFQARFHDANTNKSSKAHSNVSDEERDAQNSAIQAIRAMSNWLYWQLPRSGITQLQQSLVLIGEKPNEPNIEKLKAAAAARKQGKLTISATHIYSDEYWIPSNLVLPEPTKMNTPGNKPSPQVSRSKKHKETSEQDSLAKKHDGSRPWSMAIPVVTGTIGAVTVWLQIPGGGEELAIPRGLNEHLGGSLALDIINSSGLQVILAGVTWYLIGLYITELVEALLSVTKGHSK; this is encoded by the exons ATGCATAGAAATATCTGTTTGCCCATATCATATGGACATGCATCTCACATACACTTTTCACTTTTCTCCCTTTCTCACTGCAAAATGCAAATGCTTTCACCAACTTCAGCTCTTCCTATACGGAGGAGCAGTCTAATCTTCCCCTCCACATTCCCAAACACCCAAAGATTTCCATTCCCAAATCCATTGAATTGGAAATCACTCTCCTGCAAagctgcttcttcttcttcttcttcttcccttggGGATCTTGACCTCTACGATCTTCTGGGCATCGATAGCTCCTCCGATCAGGCGCAGATCAAGCTGGCCTACAGAGCTTTACAGAAGCGGTGCCACCCGGACATCGCTGGCCCGCCGGGTCACGACATGGCCATCGTACTCAACGAAGCCTATGCTGTTCTGTCTGACCCGAACTCCCGTTTCGTGTACGATAAG GAGCAATCAAAATTTGCAGATTTACGAGGCTACACAGGCAAGCCAATATACTCTGCATGGGTTGGTCCAGAGAGTGAAAATAGAGCTGTAATTGTTGATGAAGTGAGGTGTGTAGGCTGCCTGAAATGTGCTTTATTTGCTGAGAAGACATTTGCGGTTGAATCTGTTTATGGACGAGCCAGAGTTGTTGCACAATGGGCTGATCCCGAGTACAAAATTCAAGAAGCCATGGGCGCATGCCCGGTTGATTGCATATC ggTTGTGGAGAGGTCAGACTTGGCAGCACTCGAGTTCCTAATGTCCAAGAAACCACGGGGCAATGTTAGAATTGGAGCAGGAAATACAGTTGGTGCTCGCACATCAAGTATCTTTGACGATCTGGAGAAGTTCCAGGCTAGATTTcatgatgccaacactaataAATCTTCTAAAGCACATTCCAAT GTCTCGGATGAAGAAAGAGATGCTCAAAACTCTGCCATTCAAGCAATCAGAGCAATGTCAAACTGGCTATACTGGCAATTGCCCCGTTCTGGAATCACTCAACTTCAGCAAAGCCTAGTACTAATCGGGGAGAAGCCAAATGAGCCCAACATTGAGAAGCTAAAAGCGGCGGCTGCAGCTAGGAAGCAAGGAAAGCTGACTATAAGCGCCACTCACATTTATAGCGACGAATATTGGATTCCATCAAACCTTGTGCTGCCAGAGCCAACAAAGATGAACACACCGGGCAATAAACCCTCACCACAGGTGTCTCGTTCTAAGAAACACAAGGAAACATCTGAGCAGGATTCCTTGGCCAAGAAGCATGATGGAAGTAGGCCTTGGAGCATGGCTATTCCTGTAGTAACGGGTACTATTGGAGCAGTTACAGTGTGGTTACAGATTCCCGGGGGCGGGGAAGAGCTAGCCATACCCAGAGGACTAAACGAGCATTTAGGTGGTTCTTTAGCATTGGATATCATCAATAGCTCTGGATTGCAAGTCATTCTAGCAGGTGTTACTTGGTATCTTATTGGTTTATACATTACTGAACTGGTAGAAGCCCTTCTAAGTGTGACAAAGGGGCATAGTAAATAG